From the Lactuca sativa cultivar Salinas chromosome 9, Lsat_Salinas_v11, whole genome shotgun sequence genome, the window ACAAACGACGTCGTTGATGCACCATCGAACCACCCAACACCATGGTTCATAAAGTAGTGGTTCTGATTCACCATTTGAACCTGATTAAAACCCATGTGAGAATGTGTCGAACTTCCATACTGATAATAATCAACATGCTCGAACTTCATTCTTTTCTGTAATTCAAGATAATCTCTCACACTCTTCTCCTTGTTCTCCAATCCCATAGCGAAATGTCTCAACTGCACTTCAGATAACCCATCGAGTTCATCAAACCAAGTCGGGTACTTAACTTCCATGTTTCTTTTTCGTGCTTTCTCAAGTTCACCTTCGACCTTTTTCTTTCGTTCTTCAAAGTACTCTTTGAGGCCATAATGTTTCTTCCTGTTTTCTTCTTTTGATTTGTAAGAAGCGATGGATTTCTTGACTTGATCAGGGTCTTGTGGCCAAATCTCCGGCTTGTTGGAGTTTGGAGGGATTATGATCATAGCAGTGTCAATGTCGCACAGAGTCTTCAATTCTTGGGCTTTC encodes:
- the LOC122196102 gene encoding agamous-like MADS-box protein AGL11; this translates as MGRAKIEMKYITKEKTRNTTYEKRKQGMIKKAQELKTLCDIDTAMIIIPPNSNKPEIWPQDPDQVKKSIASYKSKEENRKKHYGLKEYFEERKKKVEGELEKARKRNMEVKYPTWFDELDGLSEVQLRHFAMGLENKEKSVRDYLELQKRMKFEHVDYYQYGSSTHSHMGFNQVQMVNQNHYFMNHGVGWFDGASTTSFVPLKSEVGGFGYPMFEGGMVIGNSNQWLFQTPVVVQGGVMPLMPELAVPEYDSQVNVGVGDNFVMDDYQGRYLG